A stretch of DNA from Thalassococcus arenae:
GCCGTTCTGGGCGAAAGCAGCAATGCGCTGGAACTGGTCGAGGGCAGCCATCCCCCGGTGATCTACTTTCCGCGTGCCGATATCGGCATGGCTTTCCTGGAAAAGACCGAAAAGACCACGACATGCCCGCACAAGGGCGAGGCGTCGTATTTTTCGATCATGTCCAAATCCAAGACCTACACCAACGCCGTATGGTCCTACGAGGCGCCCAAACCCGAGGCGGCGCGGATCGCCGGGCACCTTGCG
This window harbors:
- a CDS encoding DUF427 domain-containing protein gives rise to the protein MTKHITITPAEGTWVIRAGGAVLGESSNALELVEGSHPPVIYFPRADIGMAFLEKTEKTTTCPHKGEASYFSIMSKSKTYTNAVWSYEAPKPEAARIAGHLAFYEQDGVTVEQV